ACCGCGGCGACGCCCGACCGCTCAGCGCCGGGGCCACCATCTCGGTCGACGACAGCGCCGACGCGTTGGCCCTCTACGACGTCTTCACCAAGATCGTCGACGTCTTCTCCACGCTGCAGCCGGAGAAGATGCAGACCGCGCTCACCGCCGTCAGCCAGGCCCTGCGCGACCGGGGATCCCAGATCGGTTCCACCATCGACAATCTCAGCGCGGCCTCGACGACCCTGACGCCCACCGTGACCCAGTTCCTGGACACCACGCCGCAGTTCCGCGACGTGATGAGCGCACTGCACACCGCGACACCCGACATCCTGACCACCCTGTCGGCCGCCACCAACGTCTCCGAGCGGCTCGCCGACGACCAGGCGGCCTTCGGGACCGCGCTCGGCGAGATGGCCGGGCTGGGCTCGGTGCTCACCGCCTTCTTCGCCGACCACCGCGATCAGTTCATCACCGTCCTCGACGCCGGCGGCAAGGTGCTGGCCACCACGGCGGCCCAGCCCGACGGTCTGGTCGAAACGCTGGCCGGCGCGAAAACCTTCGGCGACGCGGGTGCGCGCACGTTCGCCACCGGGAAGTTCAGCATCACCGCCGTGGCCACCTTCGCCGGCCCGATGCCCTACACCGCCGCGGACTGCCCGGTCTACGGGACGACCTACGGCGCGCACTGCGCCGACGCCGACCCGTTCAACCCCGTCCCGACCACGCCCCTTCAGATTCCCCTGCCCGACTCCGTGGACCTGAAAGCGCCGCCGCCGGTGGCCTTCTTCCCCGAGGGCCAGCGCAGCGGCGGCGTGCCGCCACCGCCACCGCCGGGTCCGGCTCCGGGTCCGGCTCCCGGTCCAGGCTTTCCCGCCGAGGCCGCGCCGGCGTCGGCGATCGTCGGCGGCGCAGTGGAGTCCCACGCGCTCGGCGTCCTGCAGAACGAGGTATTGGGTCACGACGCCGGCGAGGCCACCGAGCCCCACATCGCCACCGTGGTGCTGCTCGGCCCACTGGTGCGCGGCACGGAGGTGCGGGTGTCATGAAGGTCGGTTGGCAGTCCTGGGCAAAGGTGGGCAGTTTCTGCGCCGCCGGCGTGATGAGCGGGTTGTTGGTGATCAACACGCTCTCGGTTCCGGTGCGCGGAAACACCACCCACTACGTCGCGCAGTTCAGCAGCGTCGAGGGGCTCAGCGTCGGTAACCCGGTCACCATGAACGGGATCCGCATCGGCCGCGTCGATTCGATCCGGTTCGCCGACAACGGCCAGGGCACCAGTCGCGCCGACGTGGGCCTCGAGGTCCGGTCCCGTTACGCGCTGACCACCGATGTCACCGCCGCGGTGCGCTACGGCGACATGCTCGGCGCCCGGTACGTCGCGCTGTCCGACCCCACCGGCACCGTGCAGGAACTGTCCACCGGCGAACCCCGTCAGTTGCTGGCCGCCGGCGGCGTCATCCCGCTGGCCGCGACCAGCCCGGCCGTCGACCTGACCGCCCTGCTCAACGGCTTCAAGCCGCTGTTCGAGGCGCTCGAGCCCGCGCAGGTCAACACGCTCACCCGCGGCTTCGTCGAAACCTTCGGCGGCCAAACGCAAACGGTGACCACCCTGCTGGCCCAGGTCGCCACCATGACCGCGTCGATGGACCACAACGAGGCGATCTTCACCAAGCTGATCGACAACGTGTCGGCGCTGATGAGCACGGTCGATGCGCGTCAACCGCAGCTCGCGGAGATGGTGGGCGGGCTCGAACGCCTCACCGCGACGGTCACCGGTCCCAATGGCCAGCTGGAACTGCTCCTCGACCAGGGCAACGCGGTGCTCGCCACCCTCGCCAACACCGTCACGCAGTCCAGCGCCGCTTACGGCCAGGCCATCACCGACCTCAACACCATGCTGGACGCCTGGGGCCAGAACACCGCGGACTTCGAGGCGCTGGTCGAAAAGCTGCCGCACTTCGCGGATTCCATCAACCGGTCCAGCAGCTACGGCGGATTCGTCAGCCTGTACCTCTGCAACTTCACGCTCAAGATCGCCAAACACGAGGCGAACATCTTCGGCAGCCGGCATACGGAGGTGTGCCTGTGATGTTCCTGGTGAAACTCATCGACCTGTTCGTCGGGGCGGTGTTGTTCCTGCTCAAGAAGGACCGCGGACACAATCCGACGATCCCCTTCACCCTCGGCGCCATCGGCACCATCGGCCTGGTCGTACTGATGCTGGTGACCATCGGCCTGCCGCGCGTCTTCTACCAGGCCCGCACCGAACCGTTCACCGCCGAGATGGCCAACGCCAGCGGACTGACCAGCGGCGACCCGGTGTACGTCGCCGGCGTGCCGGCCGGGCGCGTGGAGCGGGTGAACCTGGCCGGTGACCGCGTCCGGGTCGACTTCCGGCTCGACGACGGCCAACCGCTCGGCAACCAGACCACCGCCACGGTGCGACTGCGCACCGTGCTGGGTAAGCGGTTCCTCGACGTCATGCCCGCCGGCGTGGTCGATCCGCAGGACGGCAACCTGATCCCGCTCGCCCGCACCACGGTGCCCTACAGCCTCGACGAGGTCGGCCGCGAAGCCGAAGACGCCGCGGCCGGCCTCGACCAGCAGGCGCTGACCGCGGCCATGCGCACCGTGCACGAATCCATTCCCAGCGACAACGCCGACCTGAGTGCCGCGCTCGCCGGGATCAGCAGCGCCAGCGCCGTTTTCGCCGAGAGCGGCGACAAGTTCGACCAGCTGCTGCGGATCTCGCGGTCGCTGTCGGAGCTGCTCGTCGAGCAGAACGAGTCGGTGGCCAACACCGCCGCCAACGCCGCGCACATCGTCTCGGCCCTGACCGCCCGCCGCGACGCGCTCGGCCAGATCGTCACCAACCTCAGCGCGCTGGTGCGCGAGCTGTCAGCCGTCTACGGCGCCAAGCAGGAGGAGTTCAGCGAGGTGATCACCAAGCTCACCGGCATCACGGCAACGCTGCGCGACAACGCCGAACACATCGACGCCACGCTGCGCACCCTGCCGCCGGCCATGCGGGCGGTCACCAACGCCACCGGCAACGGCAACTGGGCCGACGTCAACTCGCCGTCCCTGGTGATGCCGGACAACCTGCTGTGCGCCTTGAACATCCAGAGGTCGTGCCGATGAGTCACCGCAACCGCGCCGTCGTGCTGGCCGTGGCCGTCCTGGTCTTCCTGGGCGCCGGTGGCTGGTATGTCTTCGGCCGCACCGACAACGCCACGGTCCTGCACGCCGACTTCACCTACGTCAACGGCATCTACCCGGGCAGCAAGGTCACCGTGCTGGGGGTGCCCGTCGGCCGCGTCACCGGCGTCACGCCGCAGGGCACCACGGTGCGGGTGTCGATGTCGCTGCCGGCGGATGTGCAACTTCCCGCCGACGTCGACGCCTACATCATGAGCCCCGCGTTGATCAGCGACCGCAGCGTCGAGCTGGGCCCCGCCTACAGCGGCAGCGGGCCGCAGATGACCTCGGACCACGTCATCCCGGTCGAGCGCACACATGCCCCGATCACCTTCGACAGCATGCTGAGCAGCCTGACCGCCCTCACCGATGCGCTGGGCCCCGACCAGGGCGACCTGGGCCAACTGCTGGCCCGCGGTGCGGACCAGTGGCGCGGTCAGGGCAAGCAATTCAACACGGCCATCCGCAATCTCAGCAGCGCCACCGGCGTCGTCGGCGCCCGCGCCGAGGACATCGACACCGTCGTGGAGAACCTCGACACCATGCTGGCCGCCTTCAACCAGCGGCAGGTGTCGTTGAACGACCTGGTGGGTTCCCTTGGCCTGCTCGGGGATTCCTGGGCGGATCAGAACCTGGACATCACCGGGGCGATGAACGACCTCAAGACCGTGCTGGATCAGGTGAACACGGTGGTGCACAAGCACACCGACGACATGGGCACCATTGCGGCGAACCTCAACGCCGTGGGCGACGTCCTGACCGGGCGGCAGCCCGAACTCGCCGAGTTCATGGATCTGCTCCCGCTGATGATGCAAAACCTGTCGAACACCATTGGCCCCGACCGGCGCGGCCGCATCCGGCTCAACGTGTCCTCGGCGCTCAAGCAGTTCGCCGACGCGCACAACTTCTGCGAGCGGCACCAGTGGGAGATCTGCTCGGGCATCGGCATCGTCAACCCGTTGTCGTTCCCCATCAGCCGGTCCGACCCGCTGGGCATCGTCAGCGCCGTCACCGGCGTCATCCCCCCGCCGAATCCGGAGCACCCGCGATGAGTCGCCTACCCAAGCCCGCGAGCACCACGGCCGCCATGCTGGGCATCGCCGCACTGAGCGGCGTGGCGCTGTGGGCCGGGTCCGACATCGGCATCCAGGATCTTCCGCTGGGACGCAGCGCGCCGGGCCAGGCGATGTCGGTGACAGTGATCCTGCCGACCGCCGACGGGATCGCCATCGGCGCCGACGTCCGCGACGGCCAGAAGGTGGTCGGCCGGGTCAGCAAGCTGAACCTGAATGCCTCCGGCGCGTCGGTCGAGTTGAGCGTGCGCGCCGACGCCAACCTGCCCGCCAACACCATCGCCAGCGTGGAACTCCCGTCGGCCCTGGGCAATCCGTTCGTGCGGCTGGCCGCGCCCGCCCAGCCGGCCGGCCGGGCGCTACGCGACGGCGACGTCATCCCGCCGACCCAG
This DNA window, taken from Mycolicibacterium sp. MU0050, encodes the following:
- a CDS encoding MCE family protein translates to MSHRNRAVVLAVAVLVFLGAGGWYVFGRTDNATVLHADFTYVNGIYPGSKVTVLGVPVGRVTGVTPQGTTVRVSMSLPADVQLPADVDAYIMSPALISDRSVELGPAYSGSGPQMTSDHVIPVERTHAPITFDSMLSSLTALTDALGPDQGDLGQLLARGADQWRGQGKQFNTAIRNLSSATGVVGARAEDIDTVVENLDTMLAAFNQRQVSLNDLVGSLGLLGDSWADQNLDITGAMNDLKTVLDQVNTVVHKHTDDMGTIAANLNAVGDVLTGRQPELAEFMDLLPLMMQNLSNTIGPDRRGRIRLNVSSALKQFADAHNFCERHQWEICSGIGIVNPLSFPISRSDPLGIVSAVTGVIPPPNPEHPR
- a CDS encoding MCE family protein, whose translation is MLGRKTRRRKPFLPGRPWLAVRGLIAVAVAGVVAAVLIGRATGSLDPTGDVFVGVPASAGLITTAAPVRYHGVNVGRIAEIQSGTETSRVRLAIDRDALPMIPANVVARIVPRTFFGDIYLQLADGPHRGDARPLSAGATISVDDSADALALYDVFTKIVDVFSTLQPEKMQTALTAVSQALRDRGSQIGSTIDNLSAASTTLTPTVTQFLDTTPQFRDVMSALHTATPDILTTLSAATNVSERLADDQAAFGTALGEMAGLGSVLTAFFADHRDQFITVLDAGGKVLATTAAQPDGLVETLAGAKTFGDAGARTFATGKFSITAVATFAGPMPYTAADCPVYGTTYGAHCADADPFNPVPTTPLQIPLPDSVDLKAPPPVAFFPEGQRSGGVPPPPPPGPAPGPAPGPGFPAEAAPASAIVGGAVESHALGVLQNEVLGHDAGEATEPHIATVVLLGPLVRGTEVRVS
- a CDS encoding MlaD family protein, whose product is MKVGWQSWAKVGSFCAAGVMSGLLVINTLSVPVRGNTTHYVAQFSSVEGLSVGNPVTMNGIRIGRVDSIRFADNGQGTSRADVGLEVRSRYALTTDVTAAVRYGDMLGARYVALSDPTGTVQELSTGEPRQLLAAGGVIPLAATSPAVDLTALLNGFKPLFEALEPAQVNTLTRGFVETFGGQTQTVTTLLAQVATMTASMDHNEAIFTKLIDNVSALMSTVDARQPQLAEMVGGLERLTATVTGPNGQLELLLDQGNAVLATLANTVTQSSAAYGQAITDLNTMLDAWGQNTADFEALVEKLPHFADSINRSSSYGGFVSLYLCNFTLKIAKHEANIFGSRHTEVCL
- a CDS encoding MCE family protein; translated protein: MFLVKLIDLFVGAVLFLLKKDRGHNPTIPFTLGAIGTIGLVVLMLVTIGLPRVFYQARTEPFTAEMANASGLTSGDPVYVAGVPAGRVERVNLAGDRVRVDFRLDDGQPLGNQTTATVRLRTVLGKRFLDVMPAGVVDPQDGNLIPLARTTVPYSLDEVGREAEDAAAGLDQQALTAAMRTVHESIPSDNADLSAALAGISSASAVFAESGDKFDQLLRISRSLSELLVEQNESVANTAANAAHIVSALTARRDALGQIVTNLSALVRELSAVYGAKQEEFSEVITKLTGITATLRDNAEHIDATLRTLPPAMRAVTNATGNGNWADVNSPSLVMPDNLLCALNIQRSCR